CGGGCTTGTCGCCGGGCTCCAGGTCGAGCAGCCGCTCGGCCAGAAGGTCGGCGAGCCGGTCCCAGGTGATCGGTTCGAGTCGCACACGGCCATGATGCGTCACCGGGCGGCCGGGACGTGTCCCGCTCATGGCCCGGCGGACGGCGGGCGGTTCGGGGCGGCGGGCTCACTGCGCGCACCGGCTCCGGCCGCCAGGGCGGCGGCTCCGTTCAAGCCCCAGCGGTTCCGCTCAAGGCGGCGGCTCCGTGGCGAGCCCGCGGCCCCGCACCAGGCGACGGCATCCTCCGGGCGGCGATTGCGCTCGTGGCGGCGGTCTCACTCCGGCTACCACGCGCCGTACTGCGGATGCTTCGGGCTCCCCCGCTGTGCGGCAGGGGGCGCCGGAGCGGCGGCGTAGTGCCCCTGGGCCCGGGGGCATGAACGGGACATGACCACCCTGCCCGGAACTCCCGGAACTCCCGGAGCCCGCCCGGGACTTCTCGCCGTCCAGCCGTTGCGGCGCAGGCGGTGTGCCGCGTGCCGGCGCGGGCCGCTGCCGCTGCTCGTCCTGGAGGACGGAGTGCCGCGCTGCCCGGACTGCGCCGACCTCGGGCACCTGGTGTTCCTGCCGCGCGGCGACACGGCGCTCACCCGCAGGGCGCGCGAGGCGAGCGGGCTGTCGGTGGTGGTCGTACGGTTCAACCGGCGCAAGGGCCGCTATGAGCGGCAGGGTGTGCTCGTGGAGGCGACGGGGCTGGCCCGGGCCGAGCGCCGCTGCCTGGCGGACGCGGACGTGCGGCGCCGGCGGCGGACGCGGGACGCGCGGCGGCGCGCGGAGCAGGACGCGCGGTTCGCCGAGGCGTTCGCGGCGCAGATACGACGGCTGTTCCCCGGCTGTCCGGCCGGGCGGGCGCGGGAGATCGCCGCGCACGCCTCGCTGCGGGGCAGCGGACGGGTGGGCCGCAGCGCGGCGGGCCGCGCGCTGTCCGAGGGGGCGGTGGTCTCGGCGGTCGTGGCCTCCGTACGGCATGTGGACACGGCGTACGACCGGCTGCTGATGAACGGGGTGCCCCGGCACGAGGCGCGCAGGCGGATCGCGGCGGACGTGGAGACGGTGCTCCGGGACTGGCGGGAAGCCGGCATCGACTCGGCCGGATGAGGCCGCGCCGCCGCGACGCCGAAGGCCGCGCCGCCGCGACACCGGGAAGCGGCGTGGGGGCGGTGGCCGCCGGACGGCATTCTGGACGCTCGCTTATGGGCATGCGGCGCCCGGGCATGGCCCGGGCATCCCGGCCCCGGCTTGACTGGGAGGGCAATAGGCGAGGACGTACGGAGCGAGCGGTGGCCGGACGGTGGGCGGACGGTCCGGGCAGGAGGATGAGGGCGACATGATCGACGGACCGTTCTTCGTGCTCACGGTGCTGGGGCTGCTCGGGACCGGCCTGGTGGCCGGCGTCTTCTGCGCCTTCTCCGCCTTCGTGATGCGCGGGCTGGCCGCCCTGCCGGCGGCGCAGGGTGTCGCCGCGATCCAGGCGGTCAACACGGCTGCGCTGCGACCGGCCTTCATGGCCGTCTTCCTCGGCTCCACGGTGCTGTGCTCGGTGATCGCCGTGGTGACGTTCGTGCTGTGGCCTCGGCAGGGCGCGCCGGAACTGCTGCTGGGCAGCGCCCTGTACCTGTTCGGTTCCTTCGGGGTCACGGCGGCTGCCAACGTGCCCCGCAACGAGGCGCTGGCGCGGCTGCGGCCGGGTGCGGCGGAGGCCGCCGCGTACTGGCCGTCGTACCTGCGCGAGTGGACGGCCTGGAACCACGTCCGGACGGTCGCCTCGGCCGCCGCCACGCTCGCGTACGCGCTGGCGCTGACGTGACCCGGGGACCGGACGCCCGTGGGCTCCCGGAGGGGCCCGAGGCCGAGGAGGACGTTCGACGCCCCTGAGGCGCGGCTTCGGGCACACGGGCCCGGAGTGCCCGCAGGAACCGCTCTCCGCCCCTCTGCGCACACCGCGACCGGGACGTATCGTGTCCGCAGGAGTGCCGCCGATGCCGTACGGCCGCCGCACGCGTGCGCGAGAAACGTACGCCAGGAAGCGTAGGGAGCCGGCCATGGCCGATCCCAAGGGATTCATGACCACGCCCCGCCGGGACTGGCCCCGCCGCCCCGTCACGGAACGGGTGCGGGACTGGAACGAGGTGTACGTCCCGGGCGCGCTGCTGCCGATCATCGGTGGGCAGGCCGGTCGCTGCATGGACTGCGGAGTCCCGTTCTGCCACCACGCCTGTCCGCTGGGCAATCTGATCCCCGAGTGGAACGACCTGGTCGCCCGCGCGGACTGGCGGGACGCGGCGGACCGGCTGCACGCCACCAACAACTTCCCCGAGTTCACCGGCCGGTTGTGCCCGGCGCCGTGCGAAGCGGGATGTGTGCTCGCCATCAACCAGCCGGCCGTGACCATCAAGAACGTGGAGTGCGCGATCGCCGACCGCGCCTGGGAGGAGGGGTTCGCGCCGCCGCGCCCGCCGGACCGGCTGTCCGGGCGGACGGTCGCGGTGGTCGGCTCCGGCCCCACCGGGCTGGCCGCCGCCCAGCAGCTCACCCGGGCGGGGCACACGGTCGTCGTGTACGAGAAGGCCGACCGGCCCGGCGGCCTGATGCGCTACGGCATCCCCGCGTTCAAGATGGAGAAGCACCACCTGGAGCGGCGGCTGGAGCAGATGCGGGCCGAGGGCACGAGGTTCCGCACCTCCACGGCGGTCGGGCGGGACGTCGACGCGGCGGAGCTGCGGGCCCGCCACGACGCCGTGGTGATCGCCACGGGGGCCACGGCCTGGCGGGAACTGCCGGTGCCGGGACGCGGGTTGGCGGGGGTGCACCAGGCGATGGAGTACCTGCCGCTGGCCAACCGGGTGCGCGAGGGCGATCTGGAGACCTCGCCGCTGTCCGCCGCCGGGAAGCACGTGGTCATCGTCGGCGGCGGCGACACGGGAGCCGACTGTCTGGGTACGGCGGTGCGGGAGGGTGCCGCGTCCGTGACCCAGCTCGACATCTACGCCCGGCCCGGCACCGAGCGCGACGAGGACACCGAGCCGTGGCCGACGTACCCGCGGGTCTACCGGCTGTCCGCCGCCCACGAGGAGGCCGGGGCACTGCGGACGGCACCGGCGGCGGACGCGGACGCCCGGCTGTTCGCGGCGTCGACGCTGCGGCTCACGGGCGACGCGGCCGGACATGTGCGCGCGCTCCATCTCGTCGAGGTGGACGCGCGGCGCAGCCCGCGTCCGGGGACGGACCGGACGCTCCCCGCCGACCTGGTGCTGCTCGCCCTCGGCTTCCTGGGACCGGACCGGGAGGACGGCGTCGTCGATCAGCTCGGACTGGCCGTGGACCCGCGGGGCACCCTCGCCCGGGACGGCGGCTTCGCGACCGGGGTGCCCGGGGTGTTCGCGGCCGGGGACGCGGCCCGGGGGCAGTCGCTGATCGTGTGGGCGATCGCGGAGGGGCGGGCGGTGGCCGCCGCCGTCGACCGCCACCTGACGGGCAGCACCCGCCTCCCCGCACCGATCGGGCCGTACGACCGGCCGATGGGTGTGTGACCGGGGCGGGAGCCCGTCGACCAGGGCGGGACCCCGTCGACCAGGGCGAGCCGTCAGCGGCGGCGTTCGTCCGTGCCGGCGCGCTTCGCCGTGGCCAGGGCGACCCGGTTCCAGGTGTTGATCGCGGAGATCAGCGCCAGCACCTGGCCCAGTTCCTCGTCGTCGAACCGGGCCGCGGCCTCGGCGTAGACCTCGTCCGGGACCCCGCGGTCGGCCACCAGCGTCACGGCTTCCGTGAGGGCGAGGGCGGCCTGTTCGCGCGGGGTGAAGAAGTGCCGGGCCTCGCGCCACACGGCGACCATGTGCAGCCGTTCCTCGCTCTCACCGGCCCGGCGCGCGTCGCTCGTGTGCATGTGGAGGCAGTACGCGCAGTGGTTGAGGTGCGAGGCGCGGATCTGGATCAGTTCGACCAGTGCCGGGTCGAGGCCCGCGCGGGCGGCGGCGTCGAAGCCGACCAGGGCGCGGAACGCCTTGGGAGCGGAGCGGGCGAAGTCCAGGCGGGGCCGCCCCCCGGCCGAGGGGTCCGCGGCCGGGGCCGCCGCCGCGCCGGCGGGGCCGACCCGGGTCTCGTGCGCCGCCCGGATCGTCCGCGCGGTCCGCGCGGCCCCCGTCGTCTCCCCGTCCTGCCCGTCGTGCGCGGTCCGCGTCGCCTGTGTCGCCTGTGTCGTCTGCGTCGTCATGGCGTCAACCTACGGCTCGCAAAGACCGGCGGTAGGGTGCACTTCCGTGGCTGATTCGTGGGTCAATGAGGCGGAACGCATCGGTGCCGATCTGCACCTGGAGCTGTCGGGTCCGGGCGGCCGGCGGGCCGCGCTCATCCGGGCGCTGCGCGAGGCCGTACGCAGCGGACGATTGGCGCCCGGCACCCGGCTGCCGCCCTACCGTTCGCTCGCCGCCGATCTCGGTGTCGCCCGCAACACGGTGGCCGACGCCTACGCCGAACTGGTGGCGGAGGGCTGGCTGACCGCCCGTCAGGGATCCGGCACCCGGGTCGCCGACCGCGCCGAGCCCCTCAAGGCCGCCGGGCGGGTGCCCAAGAAGTCACCGCCACGCGCGCGTGGTCCCCGGTACGACCTGCGTCAGGGCACCCCGGACGCGTCGGCGTTCCCCCGCGCGGAATGGCTGGCCTCCTACCGCCGCGCCCTCCAGCAGGCTCCCAACGAGGTGTTCGGACCCGGTGATCCTGCGGGTCGCCGGGAGCTGCGCGAGGCGCTGACCGAGTACCTGGCACGCGCGCGCGGGGTACGCACCGCGCCGGAGCGCATCGTCATCTGCTCCGGTTTCGCGCACGCCCTGCGGCTGCTGTTCCACCCCGGCGGCCCCGGCGGCGGCGCGGCCGTGCTGCGCGGTCCGCTGGCCGTCGAGTCCTACGGGCTCTCGTTCCACCGCGGCCTGCTGGCCGCGGCGGGCGTCCGCACCGTCCCGCTGCCCCTGGACGGGGACGGCGCGCGGGTGGACCTGCTGGCCCGGGAGCGGGCCGTACTGCTCACGCCCGCCCACCAGTTCCCCACCGGCGGGCCGCTGCACCCCGCGCGCCGGGCGGCCGTGGTCGACTGGGCCCGCGCGCGTGGCGGGCTGGTCCTGGAGGACGACTACGACGGGGAGTTCCGCTACGACCGCAAGCCCGTCGGCGCGGTCCAGGGCCTCGACCCGGAGCGGGTCGTCTACCTCGGCTCGGTCAGCAAGAGCCTGTCGCCGGCGCTGCGGCTGGGCTGGATGGTGCTGCCGGAGCGGTACGTGGACGCCGTGCTCGCGGCCAAGGGCGAGCGGGAGGCGTGGGCGAGCGTGCTGGACCAGCTGAGCCTCGCCGACTTCCTCGCCCGCGGGGCGTACGACCGTCATGTGCGCCGCATGCGGCAGCGGTACCGCAGTCGCCGGGACCGGCTCGTGGCCGCGCTCGCGGAGCGGGCGCCGCACATCGGGGTCACCGGAGTGGCGGCGGGTCTGCACGCCGTGCTGCGGCTGCCGCCGGGCACCGAGCGGTCCGCCGTCAAGGCGGCCACATGGCAGGGGATCGCCCTCGACGGCCTGGGCGAGTTCCGCCACCCGCAGGCCCCCGTGACGGCGCCGGACCCGCTCGCCACGGACGGGCCGGTCACGGACGGGCTGGTCGTGGGCTATGCGACGCCCTCCGAGCACGCGTACGCGGCGGCGCTGGAGGCACTGTGCGGGGTGCTGCCGCCGGCCTGAGGCAGGGGGCGCACGGCGTCATCGGTCCGGTGCCGGGAGCAGGGAGACGAGCAGACCGGTCAGGCGGTGCGGAAGCGGGGACGGGAGTGCGGAGAGGACGAGGAACGAAAGGACCCGTTCACGACAGGAGGAAGTCCGCCACCCCCGCCTTGGCGCCCTCGATGAACGCCGTCATCTCGTCGGTGGTGTAGATCAGCGCCGGCCCGTCCGGATCGGTGGACTGCCGGACGGCTATGCGGCCGTCGGCAAGTTTCATCGCCTCCAGGCAGTTGCCCCCGTTGCCGCCGCTCCACGGCTTGTGCCAGCCCTCGCTGCCCAGCTCCCGCGCGGGCATGCCGTTGTAGATCCGCTCCGCGCGGACCCTCGGCTGGGGCTGGGACGTGATGCGATCCATTCACAGCTCCTTGCGGAGATCCCGCAGGATCTCCTTCGTGCGTTGTGCCGTGGCGGCCTGCGCCGCCATGCGGTCCATGACCTCCAGGTGGGTCGCCACCTCGGCGCGCGCGTCCAGGTAGACGGCGCCGGTCAGGTACTCGCTGTAGACCATGTCCGGCAGTTCGGGCATGGCGAATCGGAACAGCACGAAGGGCCCGTAGGTGCCGGGATGCGGCCCGGTGGAGAACGGGACGACCTGCAGCGTCACGTGGGGCAGCTTCGTGGCGTCGAGCAGCCTGTCGATCTGCGCGCGCATCACCTCCGGGCCGCCGACCGGGCGGCGCAGCGCCGTCTCGTCCATCACCATCCAGAGCCGCGGGGCGTCCGGACGGGTGAGCAGTTCCTGGCGTTGCATGCGCAGGGCGACGTGCCGCTCGATGTCCTCGGGGCGGGTCTGGCCGACGGCTCCCGAGGTGAGGACCCCGCGCGCGTAGTCCTCGGTCTGGAGCAGGCCGGGGACGAAGTGCGGTTCGTAGCTGCGGATGAGGGCGGCCGCGCCCTCCAGGCTGACGTACATGGAGAACCAGCCGGGCAGGATGTCGTGGAAGCGCTGCCACCAGCCGGGCCGGTTGGCGTCCTCGGCCAGCCGGACGAACGCCTCGGCCTCGTCGTCGGGGACGCCGTAGGCCTTCAGGAGGAGCTGGACGTACGGGATCTTGAGCGCGACCTCGGCGGTCTCCATGCGCCGGACCGTGGCGGGGGCGACGTGGAGGACGCGGGCGGCCTCCTCGCGCTTGAGGCCCGCGCGTTCCCGCAGGTCCTGCAGGCGCCGGCCGAGGACGACCTGGCCGACCGTCGGCGCGGACCGCGGTTCGCTCACGCTCCACCCACCTCCAGTAAGGAATTCCGGACAGCCCGGCGGCGCCAACCGAAGACCTGTTCGAAGGTTCGAACCGGCCAGATCTGGCCGGTCGACACCGGTCGAAAACCGGGCGGTACCGGCCGGAAGCGGTCGGTACTGACCTTCGGCGATCCCAAGTGGCGCCGCTCGACGTGCTGTTGCGAGCAGTGTGCCATGGCCGTTCAAAGAGTCACACCGCACTCTGCAATTTTCAGAGTGACACTTGCCAAGTGTTCAGGCCGGGGAGATAGTGGCAAGCGTGATTCCGTCCGCGCCCTTAGGAACAGACGCCACCGCAGACCGCCCCCTCGGTCTCGGTGCCGATGGGGGTTCCCCCGCTCGGCCCTGGTCGAGCGCGGGGGAGGCAGCCGTCCCCTCCGGGGGCGCCGCCGAGCGCCGGTTCCGTTTCGAGCTGGCCGCGCACCCGGGCTCGCCCGCGCAGGCCAGACGCCTGACCCGGGCGCGTCTGACCGGCTGGTCGGTCTGCGAGGACACCTGTGACTCGGCCGCCCTGGTGGTGTCCGAGCTGGTCACCAACGCCATCGTGCACACCGCGAGCGACGTCGTCGTCTGCGAGCTGCACGACGGCGGCGACCTGGTGCGCATAGCCGTGCGCGACCAGGGATGCGCGCCGGGCGAGCCCTGTCCGTCCCCGCAACGGCCCGACGAGGAGCACGGGAGGGGATTGCTTCTCGTCGACGCCCTGAGCCACGCCTGGGGCGCCCAGGAGCAGGGACCCGGCGGCCTGCTGGTCTGGGCCGAGCTGCCCCGCCAGGCGGAGGCACCCGGCCGGGACCGCGCGCCGCACGCCGACCTGGGCTGGGGCGCCCGCCCCAAGCCGACCCGCTCGGACGGCGGCACGGGTGAGGAGGACGAGGCGGAGGCCCAGGACCTGCTGGCGGACGACGAGCGCGGCCGCCGCATCCCGGCGCCACCGCAGGGCCGTACGCCCGCACCGCACGGCCACACCCCGGGCCCCGCGCACGTCCGCACCCATGCCGCGCCGCACGGCCGCGGCACGCCGGAGCACTCCACCGCCCGGCCCGACCCGCACCACCGGACGGGGGCCCCGGGAGTCCCCCCGTCCGGGCGGGGCCGCGCCTGGGGAACCGTGTGACGCCCGCGTCCGGCGGCGCCCAGGTGCGCACTCTGGAGACACTGCTCCGCCTGCGGCACGGACTGCACACGCCCGGCACGCCGGCCACGCCCGGCCGGCTGAGCGTCCCCGAGGGGATGAGCGCCCCGCTGGGCTGTGACGCGGTGGCGATGCCCGCCCGGTTCGGCCCGGAGGTGCTGCCCCGGCTGCCCCGCGTGGGATGCGTGTACGCCGACGACACGCACTGGTGGTGGCTCGTCCCGTCCGAGTCCGACTACGCCCTGGAGTGGCCCGCCCCCGCGCGGTACGCGATCGGCGCGGTCGTTCCCGACGCGCCGCGCCTCATCCACCGGCCGGACGGCGAGCTTCCGTACACCCCGCCGATACCGCTGTACCTGACCCTGTGCCGGCTCACCGGGACGGCACCGAGCTGGTCTCAGGTGGTCGGCGCGTAGCACCGCACCCGCGCGGACGGCGTCCGTCCGCCACGCGGTCAGGCGGCGGCGTCCGCGGTGGCCTTCTCACGGACGATCACCAGGAACGTGTCCGTGGCCAGGTCCATGACGACCTCGGCCGGCAGACCCTCCGCCCGCCGCGCGTGCGCGAATTCCTCGGCCGGCCACGAACCGCGCGGACCGCCGGCGGGAAAGCGCTCGATCACCGTTCGCCCGTTCACCGTGCACCTCCAGTAAGCCTCGTGCGTGTACGAGTTAACGCCTGTCGAAGGTCAAACGCCTCTGCGGTGACATGACCGAGACGTAGTTGACACCCATTCACCACTGATGGCACGCCGTCTCCCGGGGAACGCGGGCCACGGCTCCCCCTGAGGTCACTCTGCGCACTCGCCGCTGGGAACTAATGTGCGCACTTCGCGCGGGTGTTCCGAGGGGGTGGCCGGCGCCCGGGGCGCCGCTCACCGCACGGGGAGGGTCGGTTTTCGGCCAGGTTCCGGACCGCCGTTCCGGCCAGGTGCCGTGCCGTCCCGCCGGCCGCCGGGATCCGGGACCCTCCCGCCGCCCGGATCAGGCGCGCTGTCACCGTCCGGGTCAGGTCCCCGTCGCCGTCCGGGTCACGTGGCGTACCGCTGCACGCGCCGCCCGTGGCCCCGGTCCAGGAGGGCGGGCAGCCGCTCCCCCAGCTCGCGGACGACCGACGGCACGTCCAGCGTCAGCAGCTCGCGGTCGCGCATCAGGACGCGGCCGTCGACGATCGTGGTGCGGACGTCGGAGGAGCGGGCGCTGTGCACCAGGGTCGCGGGGAGGTCGTGCACGGGCTGGGTGTGCGGTCCGGTGAGGTCGACCAGGACGATGTCCGCGCGGTGCCCCGGCTCGAGGGAGCCGACGACGCCGTCGAGGCCGACCGCGCGGGCGCTCTGCAGGGTGGCGTGGTGGAGGGCCTGACGCGCGGTCAGCCAGCGCGGGTCGCCCTCGGCCGCCTTCTGGACGAGGGCGGTGAGCGCCATCGACTCCCAGACGTCGAGGGAGTTGTTTGAGGCGGCGCCGTCCGTGGCGAAGCCCACCGGCACGCCGATCGTGCGCAGGGCGCGCACCGGTGTGGTGGTGGGCCAGGCGAACTTCAGGTACCCGCGCGGTGCGCTGGCGACGGCGACCCGCCCGCCGGCCCGCTCCAGGACGGGCAGGTCGCGCTCGGTGATGCCGGTGCCGTGCGCGATCAGCACGTCGGTGTCGAGCAGACCGGTGCGCTCCAGGACCTCGATCGGGGTGGCGCCCCACCGGGCGAGGCTGGCCTCGGTCTGGTCGCGGTTCTCGGCGGCGTGCAGGTGCACCGGCAGGCCGTGCTCGCGGGCCAGGACCGCGGTCGCCGCGAGGTCGGCGTCATCGACCGTGTAGGGGGCGTGCGGGGCGAGGGCGGTGGTGATCCGGCCGCCGGCGCCGCCCCGGTGCCGTAGCGCGAACTCCAGGGAACGCTCCCGCCCCCCGGGGCCCTGCGACGAGAAGAATGCCTCGCCCAGGTGGGCGCGGATACCGCACTCCTCGACGACGGCCGCCACCGCGTCCATGGCGAAGTAGTGGTCCGCGAAGCAGGTGACACCGCCCCGGATCATCTCCGCGCACGCCAGCCGCGCGCCCAGTTCGACGTCCCGCGCGGTGAGGTTCGACTCGACGGGCCACACCACGTCGTCGAACCACTCCTCGGTGGGCAGGTCCTCGGCGACCCCGCGCAGCGCGACCATCGGGGCGTGCGTGTGGCAGTTGACCAGGCCGGGCAGCGCGACCTGACCGCGCGCGTCGATGCGCTCGGCGGCGGTCAGCCCGGCGGCGTCCGCGGCCGTGGTGACGTCGGCGACGACCCCGTCGCGCACGACGATCGCGGCGTCGTCCCGGAAGGCGATCCGCTCGTGGTCGGCCTGCCCTTCGACGTGCACGAGGGCGGTGCATCCCGTGATGATGAGGTCGGCGGGAGAAGTCGTCATCACGCCAACGTACGGCGGGGTGGTACCGCGTCGTGGGCCGAACCGCGCATCGGGTCCGGCCGGCCGCGGGATCCGCCGGGCACCCGGCCCGGCCCCACCACGGCCCGCCACCAGGTTCTGCGAAAGGGGCCCGGCATGCTGGTAGGCACCTGGAATCTGGAGAACCTCTACCGGCCCGGCGGGCTGTTCGGCCCGCGGGACCGGCCCGCGTACGACACCAAGCTCGCCGCCCTCGCCGCCGTGATCACCGAGCTGGACCCGGACCTGCTGGGGCTCCAGGAGATCGGCGAGCCGGTGGCCCTGGCCGACCTGGCCGGCCTGCTGGACGGCGAGTGGCACACCGCGGTGTCCGCGCATCCCGACCCCCGGGGCATCCGGGTGGGTTTCCTCAGCCGTACGCCGCTGCGCCCGCTGGCCGACACGACGGCGTTCCCGGACCCGCTGCGCCCGGTGCAGACGGACGACACGGGACGGACCGCGCAGGCGGCCGGGCGCGGGCTGCTGGCCGTGGCGACGGAGGGCGTGAGCGTCGCGGTCGCCCATCTGAAGTCGAAGCTGCTGACCTACCCGGTCAACCGCTTCCAGCCGCACGACGAGGGGGAACGCGCCCGCTACGGCGCCTACGCGCTGCAGCGGCGGGCCGCCGAGGCGACGGCGCTGCGCGCGCTGGCCGACGCGCTGCTCGGGGGCGACGGCCGGGAGCGTGACGTGGTGGTGCTGGGCGACCTCAACGACGAGGTGCAGGCGGCGACCACCCAGATCCTGCTCGGGCCGCCCGGCTCGGAGGCCGGCACCGGCGGCTTCGACCGGCCCGACCTGGGCGACGGGGCCCGGCTGTGGAACGTGGCCCCGTTCATCCCCGCCGGGCAGCGCTATTCGCGGGTCCGGTCCGGACGCCGCGAACTCATCGACCACGTGCTGCTCAGCCACCGCCTGGTCCACCGGGTGACGGCCGCGGGCACCGGGCTGCCCGGCGAGACGGCCCCCCGGCTGCCCTCGGTCGAGGGGGACCCGGCGGGCCGCCGGGACGCACCGGGCTCGGACCACGCGCCGGTGTGGGTACGGATCGGATAGTCCGGCGGACGGTGGCCGGCACCCCCTTCCCGGGGCGGGGCCGGCCGGGCCCGCCCCGGCCGGCGCCGGGGGCGTCCGCTCCGCGGGGCGGCTCGGGCACGCGCTTCACGCGCGCGTGCAAGGCGCGCACTGCGCGCGGGCCTCCTCCACGCGCGCGTCGAGGAGTGTCTCCGCCGCCGTGACCGCGGCCCCCAGGGCGTCCGGGTCCGCCGGGCCCAGCGACGCGACGATCTCGTCGACGCCCCGCAGTCCCGCCCGCTCCAGCAGCCGCTTCTCGTTGGTGATCCACTCGCCCCTGGCCGCCAGCACGGCGTGGCCCGCCTGGGTCGCGGCGACGGCGAGCGCGCCGGCGAGTTCGGTGCGGCGCCCGGCGGGGGCGTGGTTGGCCCGGGCGTAGGCGAGGGTCGCGCGGGCGGTGCCGTGCCAGCGGTCGGCGGCGGAGCGGCGGAGCCGGTCCGGGTAGCGGCCGGGACGCGGCGGGGTGCCGCGCAGGGGCCGGTTGACCGCGAGTTCGGCGACGACCAGGTAGCTGGGGATCCCGGCGAGGTGGAACAGCAGCGGCTCGACCCGGAACCGCCCCTGCTCGGCCTCGGCCAGCTCGTGCTCGACCACGTCGAGGTCCCGGTAGTGGACGTCCACCCGGCGGCCGTCGACGGTCAGCCAGCCGCCTCCGTTGAACACGCCGCCGCCCCAGCCTCCGACCTCGGAGATCTCGCCCTCCCAGCCGACCGCGCGCAGGTCGGCGGGGTCGAAGGGGCCCCGGTAGTAGATGCCGAGGTCCCAGTCGCTGTCCGCGCGGTGGGTGCCCTGGGCGCGGGAGCCGCCGAGGGAGACGGCCTCGACGGTGGGGAGGGCGGCGAGGCGGTCGGCGACGGTGTCGAGGAAGGCCGAGTCGGTGAGGGCGGGCATCGGCGGCTCCGAGGGCTGCGAGGCTTCGGCGGCACGGCTGGCGGAGGCAGCGTAGCCGGGGCCCGTCAGCCGCGGGAGTCCGAGGGCCGCCGCGGTGGGCGCACCCCGGCGGGGCGGTACGGGGGGCCGATTGTCAGTGGGGCGCGTTATCAATGAAGTCGTCACGCAGTGTGAGGAAGGCAAGGGTTCAGGGGGACAGGGATGACGACGCAGGACAGGTCGCGCGACGGCCGGCCGCAGCGGCTCCGGCCGGCCCGGACGCAGGTGTCGGTGGCCGGGCTGCGGGCCAGGGGATGGACCGCCGCGCTGGTGCGCCAGCTCCTCGGCGAGCCCGACGTGCTGCGCCCGCACCCGCTCTTCCGCACCGCCCGGCAGATCGGCCTCTACCGGCTGGAGCGCGTGGAAGCCGCCGAACGCGGCGAGGAGTTCCGCGCGGTGGCGGCCGCCGCCGCCCGGCGCTCGGCCGCGGCCCGCACGGCCGCCCTGCGCAGGCGCCG
Above is a genomic segment from Streptomyces glaucescens containing:
- a CDS encoding DUF1772 domain-containing protein, encoding MIDGPFFVLTVLGLLGTGLVAGVFCAFSAFVMRGLAALPAAQGVAAIQAVNTAALRPAFMAVFLGSTVLCSVIAVVTFVLWPRQGAPELLLGSALYLFGSFGVTAAANVPRNEALARLRPGAAEAAAYWPSYLREWTAWNHVRTVASAAATLAYALALT
- a CDS encoding DUF397 domain-containing protein → MDRITSQPQPRVRAERIYNGMPARELGSEGWHKPWSGGNGGNCLEAMKLADGRIAVRQSTDPDGPALIYTTDEMTAFIEGAKAGVADFLLS
- a CDS encoding carboxymuconolactone decarboxylase family protein; the protein is MDFARSAPKAFRALVGFDAAARAGLDPALVELIQIRASHLNHCAYCLHMHTSDARRAGESEERLHMVAVWREARHFFTPREQAALALTEAVTLVADRGVPDEVYAEAAARFDDEELGQVLALISAINTWNRVALATAKRAGTDERRR
- a CDS encoding glutamate synthase subunit beta; this translates as MADPKGFMTTPRRDWPRRPVTERVRDWNEVYVPGALLPIIGGQAGRCMDCGVPFCHHACPLGNLIPEWNDLVARADWRDAADRLHATNNFPEFTGRLCPAPCEAGCVLAINQPAVTIKNVECAIADRAWEEGFAPPRPPDRLSGRTVAVVGSGPTGLAAAQQLTRAGHTVVVYEKADRPGGLMRYGIPAFKMEKHHLERRLEQMRAEGTRFRTSTAVGRDVDAAELRARHDAVVIATGATAWRELPVPGRGLAGVHQAMEYLPLANRVREGDLETSPLSAAGKHVVIVGGGDTGADCLGTAVREGAASVTQLDIYARPGTERDEDTEPWPTYPRVYRLSAAHEEAGALRTAPAADADARLFAASTLRLTGDAAGHVRALHLVEVDARRSPRPGTDRTLPADLVLLALGFLGPDREDGVVDQLGLAVDPRGTLARDGGFATGVPGVFAAGDAARGQSLIVWAIAEGRAVAAAVDRHLTGSTRLPAPIGPYDRPMGV
- a CDS encoding helix-turn-helix domain-containing protein — protein: MSEPRSAPTVGQVVLGRRLQDLRERAGLKREEAARVLHVAPATVRRMETAEVALKIPYVQLLLKAYGVPDDEAEAFVRLAEDANRPGWWQRFHDILPGWFSMYVSLEGAAALIRSYEPHFVPGLLQTEDYARGVLTSGAVGQTRPEDIERHVALRMQRQELLTRPDAPRLWMVMDETALRRPVGGPEVMRAQIDRLLDATKLPHVTLQVVPFSTGPHPGTYGPFVLFRFAMPELPDMVYSEYLTGAVYLDARAEVATHLEVMDRMAAQAATAQRTKEILRDLRKEL
- a CDS encoding amidohydrolase — protein: MTTSPADLIITGCTALVHVEGQADHERIAFRDDAAIVVRDGVVADVTTAADAAGLTAAERIDARGQVALPGLVNCHTHAPMVALRGVAEDLPTEEWFDDVVWPVESNLTARDVELGARLACAEMIRGGVTCFADHYFAMDAVAAVVEECGIRAHLGEAFFSSQGPGGRERSLEFALRHRGGAGGRITTALAPHAPYTVDDADLAATAVLAREHGLPVHLHAAENRDQTEASLARWGATPIEVLERTGLLDTDVLIAHGTGITERDLPVLERAGGRVAVASAPRGYLKFAWPTTTPVRALRTIGVPVGFATDGAASNNSLDVWESMALTALVQKAAEGDPRWLTARQALHHATLQSARAVGLDGVVGSLEPGHRADIVLVDLTGPHTQPVHDLPATLVHSARSSDVRTTIVDGRVLMRDRELLTLDVPSVVRELGERLPALLDRGHGRRVQRYAT
- a CDS encoding DUF2293 domain-containing protein, which codes for MTTLPGTPGTPGARPGLLAVQPLRRRRCAACRRGPLPLLVLEDGVPRCPDCADLGHLVFLPRGDTALTRRAREASGLSVVVVRFNRRKGRYERQGVLVEATGLARAERRCLADADVRRRRRTRDARRRAEQDARFAEAFAAQIRRLFPGCPAGRAREIAAHASLRGSGRVGRSAAGRALSEGAVVSAVVASVRHVDTAYDRLLMNGVPRHEARRRIAADVETVLRDWREAGIDSAG
- a CDS encoding PLP-dependent aminotransferase family protein is translated as MADSWVNEAERIGADLHLELSGPGGRRAALIRALREAVRSGRLAPGTRLPPYRSLAADLGVARNTVADAYAELVAEGWLTARQGSGTRVADRAEPLKAAGRVPKKSPPRARGPRYDLRQGTPDASAFPRAEWLASYRRALQQAPNEVFGPGDPAGRRELREALTEYLARARGVRTAPERIVICSGFAHALRLLFHPGGPGGGAAVLRGPLAVESYGLSFHRGLLAAAGVRTVPLPLDGDGARVDLLARERAVLLTPAHQFPTGGPLHPARRAAVVDWARARGGLVLEDDYDGEFRYDRKPVGAVQGLDPERVVYLGSVSKSLSPALRLGWMVLPERYVDAVLAAKGEREAWASVLDQLSLADFLARGAYDRHVRRMRQRYRSRRDRLVAALAERAPHIGVTGVAAGLHAVLRLPPGTERSAVKAATWQGIALDGLGEFRHPQAPVTAPDPLATDGPVTDGLVVGYATPSEHAYAAALEALCGVLPPA